In one Corallococcus sp. EGB genomic region, the following are encoded:
- a CDS encoding helix-turn-helix domain-containing protein, producing the protein MSPRKEAAVKRTSMEGVMCPVARSLDVIGDWWSLLIVRDAQYGLRRFGEFQKSLGVAKNILAQRLRHLVDHGILETQPASDGSAWQEYVLTEKGQSLFPILVALGQWGQEHCFQAGEPRTRVLDKAHGKPVKPLEVRAADGRVLTLKDVRLERPPSQG; encoded by the coding sequence ATGAGCCCGAGGAAGGAGGCGGCGGTGAAGCGGACGAGCATGGAAGGGGTGATGTGCCCGGTGGCCCGGTCGCTGGACGTCATCGGGGACTGGTGGTCGCTGCTCATCGTGCGGGATGCGCAGTACGGCCTGCGCCGCTTCGGTGAGTTCCAGAAGAGCCTGGGCGTGGCGAAGAACATCCTGGCCCAGCGCCTGCGGCACCTGGTGGACCACGGCATCCTCGAAACGCAGCCGGCCTCCGACGGCAGCGCCTGGCAGGAGTACGTGCTGACGGAGAAGGGCCAGAGCCTCTTTCCCATCCTGGTCGCGCTGGGGCAGTGGGGGCAGGAGCACTGTTTCCAGGCGGGCGAACCCCGCACGCGGGTGCTCGACAAGGCGCACGGAAAGCCGGTGAAGCCGCTGGAGGTGCGCGCGGCGGACGGCCGGGTGCTGACGCTGAAGGACGTGCGCCTGGAGCGGCCGCCCTCACAAGGGTAG
- a CDS encoding PQQ-binding-like beta-propeller repeat protein, which translates to MTRLRIGHHWKREPSASPLDSIALELDGVNLLPGAVEEPLAEVVPALVEAVAALHAGKRRLAQVSLTEAHLELVLRRVGPDIELSVASLARPAHLLRPPIRVDAEELTKATRQSGQRFLQDVTKLAPKALSASAARKLGEALQGLGKAAPHAEGPPVPPTPLRIEPVSVPGFGFELKDISPASREAPSKGTSGALAPLLGAGEVWLALPGRPQAWRAQGPPFLTVLELSRQAVELARAVELGEARFEFEPAGVRPLLTLDLPGRRAKLGPTGTWFELEPAALLSALFQLGEALGLAFAEAHRVQVSNPYLVELAERCREGLSHLRGAHKPPEAEGEARERKPSPARGESRPLKVPGKLRRLRFEKLWEQRGLEEPEEARLLLGRHGPVYCAPGLAGAFSRKDGGLLWRRAASLGVAASADGHAVAADDTRVYGFTGRGAGARWLHDHDGIPLGPLLLRQDGLLVTLSEDRTAVAFAEATGREVWRLAPPRTQRGWLATQGHRALLSTDSGYLYGLDLEDGQVRYRLRSPLPFHGPPVPWGRRFLALMGRGSHHALLLADAHTGEAQWTFEPDLLLPSTPLPVGQRVLMAGMRDQDGFLVCLDARGRKVWERALHLGPGPYALAPLPRAVVVTSASGAAARVALSGQVDWRVGAAGEPLITALPARTARDVTLIAGEVVRAVDPRGGQVLAEVRAGVGLVALQADVRLNLYFLDDAGTLSAYRLGSHFAVVK; encoded by the coding sequence ATGACCCGTCTTCGCATCGGACACCATTGGAAGCGCGAACCGTCAGCCTCCCCGCTCGATTCCATCGCGCTGGAACTGGACGGGGTGAACCTGTTGCCCGGGGCGGTGGAGGAGCCCCTGGCGGAGGTCGTCCCCGCGCTGGTGGAGGCGGTAGCCGCCCTGCACGCGGGGAAGCGGCGGCTGGCGCAGGTGTCACTGACGGAGGCGCACCTGGAGCTCGTGTTGCGGCGCGTCGGGCCGGACATCGAGCTGTCGGTGGCCAGCCTCGCCCGGCCCGCGCACCTGCTGCGCCCGCCCATCCGGGTGGACGCCGAGGAGCTGACGAAGGCCACCCGCCAGAGCGGTCAGCGCTTCCTCCAGGACGTGACGAAGCTCGCCCCCAAGGCGCTGTCCGCCTCGGCCGCCCGGAAGCTGGGCGAGGCGCTCCAGGGCCTGGGCAAGGCCGCCCCGCATGCGGAAGGGCCACCGGTGCCCCCCACCCCGCTGCGGATCGAGCCCGTCTCCGTGCCGGGGTTCGGCTTCGAGCTGAAGGACATCTCCCCCGCCTCGCGCGAGGCGCCCTCGAAGGGCACCTCCGGGGCGCTGGCGCCGCTGTTGGGTGCGGGCGAGGTGTGGCTGGCGCTGCCCGGACGGCCGCAGGCGTGGCGCGCGCAGGGGCCGCCGTTCCTCACGGTGCTGGAGCTGTCTCGGCAGGCGGTGGAGCTGGCGCGGGCGGTGGAGCTGGGCGAGGCCCGCTTCGAGTTCGAGCCCGCGGGCGTGCGCCCCCTGCTGACGCTGGACCTGCCAGGACGGCGGGCGAAGCTGGGGCCCACCGGCACCTGGTTCGAGCTGGAGCCGGCGGCGCTCCTGTCCGCCCTCTTCCAGTTGGGCGAGGCGCTGGGCCTGGCGTTCGCGGAGGCGCACCGGGTCCAGGTCTCCAACCCGTACCTCGTGGAGCTGGCGGAGCGCTGCCGCGAGGGGCTGTCGCACCTGCGGGGCGCCCACAAGCCGCCCGAGGCCGAGGGCGAGGCACGCGAGCGCAAGCCTTCCCCGGCGCGCGGTGAGTCCCGCCCCCTGAAGGTGCCCGGGAAGCTGAGGCGCCTGCGCTTCGAGAAGCTGTGGGAGCAGCGCGGGCTGGAGGAGCCGGAGGAGGCGCGGCTGCTGTTGGGCCGGCATGGGCCGGTGTACTGCGCGCCGGGGCTGGCGGGGGCGTTCTCGCGCAAGGACGGCGGGCTCTTGTGGCGCCGGGCCGCGTCGCTGGGCGTGGCGGCGTCCGCGGATGGCCACGCGGTGGCGGCGGACGACACGCGCGTGTACGGCTTCACCGGCCGGGGCGCGGGGGCCCGATGGCTGCACGACCATGACGGAATCCCGCTGGGACCGCTGCTCCTGCGCCAGGACGGGCTGCTCGTGACGCTGTCGGAGGACCGCACGGCGGTGGCCTTCGCGGAGGCCACGGGCCGCGAGGTGTGGCGCCTGGCCCCGCCGCGCACGCAGCGCGGGTGGCTGGCCACGCAGGGACACCGGGCGCTCCTGTCCACGGACTCGGGCTACCTGTACGGCCTGGACCTGGAGGACGGCCAGGTGCGCTACCGGCTGCGCTCACCGCTGCCCTTCCATGGGCCCCCGGTCCCGTGGGGCCGGCGCTTCCTGGCGCTCATGGGGCGCGGCTCGCACCACGCGCTGCTGCTCGCGGACGCGCACACCGGAGAGGCGCAGTGGACGTTCGAGCCGGACCTCCTCCTGCCCTCCACGCCGCTGCCGGTGGGCCAGCGGGTGCTCATGGCCGGGATGCGCGACCAGGACGGGTTCCTGGTGTGCCTGGACGCGCGCGGACGCAAGGTCTGGGAGCGCGCGCTGCACCTGGGCCCCGGGCCCTACGCGCTGGCGCCGCTGCCTCGCGCGGTGGTGGTGACGAGCGCATCCGGGGCCGCCGCTCGCGTGGCCCTGTCCGGACAGGTGGACTGGCGCGTGGGCGCGGCGGGTGAGCCGCTGATCACCGCGCTGCCGGCGCGCACCGCCCGCGACGTGACGCTCATCGCGGGCGAGGTGGTGCGCGCGGTGGATCCTCGCGGCGGTCAGGTGCTCGCGGAGGTGCGCGCGGGGGTGGGGCTCGTCGCGCTCCAGGCCGACGTGCGCCTCAACCTGTACTTCCTGGACGACGCCGGCACGCTGTCCGCGTACCGGCTGGGTTCGCACTTCGCCGTGGTGAAGTGA
- a CDS encoding DUF4331 family protein, whose translation MALSLGAGSASASDHLDTPTVIEDPSADIADLFAWMSPDGQRLNLAMTVVAHRFSDQLQYVFHVSSGKRFGETTADLSIQCRFDAANTAECWAGDVDHVRGDASRVAGIEGRQKRFRVFAGLRDDPFFNNVKGTRAALDVAKAALQGGAPVDAARCPRFDAATTRSILEQWRQTQGGPGKNFLAGWSSSALVVSIDRDAVGKAGPYLAVWAGIYKSNPDARKGTSARPKLGAPVDRIGRPLTGNALIGPLEPDDVSDRRKEEYNRAAPADWAGFAPDLQRTLGLYDGLDGTCGNQWLANAGGEPAQRYQRLAKLLADDRLWINSRATVCKQYLSVELAELSTPGKPGTDCGGRTPLEDSNDVFRSLLALGATSGIDDGVKEDDHVHSLSDFPFLAAP comes from the coding sequence ATGGCGTTGTCCCTGGGGGCGGGCAGCGCCTCCGCTTCGGACCACCTCGATACGCCTACGGTCATCGAGGATCCCTCGGCGGACATCGCCGACCTCTTCGCCTGGATGTCGCCCGATGGTCAGCGGCTGAACCTGGCCATGACCGTGGTCGCGCACCGGTTCTCGGACCAGCTCCAGTACGTGTTCCATGTCAGCAGCGGGAAGCGCTTCGGAGAGACCACTGCTGACCTGTCCATCCAGTGCCGCTTCGATGCAGCGAACACCGCGGAGTGCTGGGCCGGTGACGTCGACCATGTCCGTGGAGATGCGAGCCGCGTGGCGGGAATCGAAGGGCGTCAGAAGCGCTTCCGCGTGTTCGCGGGACTGCGCGACGACCCCTTCTTCAACAATGTGAAGGGCACCCGCGCCGCCCTGGACGTGGCGAAGGCCGCGCTCCAGGGCGGCGCGCCCGTGGATGCCGCCCGATGCCCCCGCTTCGACGCGGCGACCACGCGGTCCATCCTCGAGCAGTGGCGCCAGACCCAGGGCGGGCCGGGAAAGAACTTCCTGGCGGGCTGGTCGTCTTCGGCGCTGGTGGTCTCCATCGACCGTGACGCCGTCGGCAAGGCAGGGCCGTACCTCGCGGTGTGGGCAGGGATCTACAAGAGCAACCCGGACGCACGGAAGGGGACCTCGGCTCGGCCGAAGCTCGGTGCGCCGGTGGATCGCATCGGGCGGCCGCTGACGGGCAATGCGTTGATCGGTCCGCTGGAGCCGGATGACGTGAGCGACCGGCGCAAGGAGGAATACAACCGCGCGGCTCCCGCGGACTGGGCTGGATTCGCACCGGACCTGCAGCGCACGCTCGGGCTCTACGACGGGCTGGATGGAACGTGTGGGAACCAGTGGCTCGCCAATGCGGGTGGCGAACCCGCGCAGCGATATCAGCGCCTCGCGAAGCTGCTCGCGGACGACCGGCTGTGGATCAACAGCCGGGCCACTGTGTGCAAGCAGTACCTCTCTGTCGAACTGGCAGAGCTTTCGACTCCGGGGAAGCCGGGCACCGACTGCGGCGGCAGGACGCCCCTCGAAGACTCGAACGACGTGTTCCGGTCGCTCCTCGCTCTCGGCGCGACGTCCGGTATCGATGACGGAGTGAAGGAGGACGACCATGTCCATTCCCTGTCCGACTTCCCGTTCCTGGCGGCCCCATGA
- the udk gene encoding uridine kinase codes for MSSPLVVGIAGGTASGKTTVARKVREALADCRVAFIDQDSYYRDLKDMSLEERREVNFDHPDAFDTELLVSHLRALKQGHAIQKPVYDFVTSGRQPHTHRVDPGDIILIEGILVLHMKEVRDEMDVKIYVDADDDLRILRRLTRDIKDRGRDFDHVVGQYLRHVRPMHMGFVEPSKHHADIIIPHGGNNDIAIGMLVGALRARLATQHQAQR; via the coding sequence ATGTCGTCACCCCTCGTCGTTGGCATCGCGGGCGGCACCGCGTCCGGCAAGACCACGGTGGCCCGCAAGGTGCGTGAGGCCCTTGCCGACTGCCGGGTCGCCTTCATTGATCAGGATTCGTACTACCGGGACCTGAAGGACATGTCCCTCGAAGAGCGGCGGGAGGTGAACTTCGACCATCCCGACGCCTTCGACACGGAGCTGTTGGTCAGCCACCTGCGCGCGCTCAAGCAGGGCCACGCCATCCAGAAGCCCGTCTACGACTTCGTCACGTCCGGCCGTCAGCCGCACACGCACCGCGTGGACCCCGGGGACATCATCCTCATCGAGGGCATCCTCGTGCTCCACATGAAGGAGGTGCGCGACGAGATGGACGTGAAGATCTACGTCGACGCGGACGACGACCTGCGCATCCTTCGCCGCCTCACCCGCGACATCAAGGACCGCGGCCGCGACTTCGACCACGTGGTGGGCCAGTACCTGCGCCACGTGCGCCCCATGCACATGGGCTTCGTGGAGCCGTCCAAGCACCACGCGGACATCATCATCCCGCACGGCGGCAACAACGACATCGCCATCGGGATGCTGGTGGGCGCGCTCCGGGCGCGGCTCGCCACGCAGCATCAGGCCCAGCGCTAG
- a CDS encoding tetratricopeptide repeat protein produces the protein MRPSESWSTWLAVAVMVCGGATAAWGEAPRYVTTTGALAIENLDHRIALQRADAGVGELLLLRARFLSDYDALDRASTLAEERSRTAGDLLERARARSAVHRFAEALTDLDAAGKDDEASSDLRASILVATGHASEAISRLEARVAQRPGYASRSALAGAYAAVGRFTDADRLYSEALADLDTTSPFPYAWIYFARGVMWAEQAGDPARAEPLYARALAHLPEFAMANVHLAELEAARGDVASAMTRLERVVASTHEPEALALLGTLHLRTGAPVRGRSEITAARERFEALLVRQPLAFADHAARFYLGPGADPERAWVLAQQSLEGRQTASAFTLAIEAARATGRECEACVLVEASRARGLPVPGDGCP, from the coding sequence ATGAGACCGAGTGAATCCTGGAGCACGTGGCTGGCAGTCGCGGTCATGGTCTGCGGCGGAGCCACCGCCGCGTGGGGAGAGGCTCCGCGGTACGTCACGACCACGGGGGCCCTGGCGATCGAGAACCTCGACCACCGCATCGCGCTCCAACGCGCGGACGCGGGCGTCGGGGAGCTGCTGCTCCTGCGGGCGCGATTCCTGAGCGACTACGACGCACTGGACCGCGCGAGCACGCTCGCGGAAGAACGTTCGAGGACGGCGGGTGACCTCCTGGAGCGTGCGCGCGCACGCTCGGCGGTCCACCGGTTCGCGGAGGCGCTCACGGACCTGGACGCAGCCGGAAAGGATGACGAAGCGAGCAGCGATCTGCGTGCTTCGATCCTCGTCGCGACCGGACACGCGAGCGAAGCGATCTCCCGGCTCGAGGCAAGGGTGGCGCAGCGTCCCGGCTACGCGTCGCGGAGCGCACTCGCGGGCGCCTACGCGGCGGTGGGCCGCTTCACCGACGCGGACCGGCTGTATTCCGAAGCGCTCGCGGACCTCGACACCACTTCACCGTTTCCCTACGCCTGGATCTACTTCGCGCGCGGCGTGATGTGGGCCGAACAGGCTGGAGACCCCGCACGCGCCGAGCCGCTCTATGCCCGGGCGCTCGCCCATCTCCCCGAGTTCGCGATGGCGAACGTGCACCTCGCCGAGCTCGAGGCCGCGCGTGGCGACGTGGCGTCCGCGATGACACGGCTCGAACGCGTCGTCGCTTCGACGCACGAGCCCGAGGCCCTGGCACTCCTGGGAACGCTGCACCTTCGCACCGGTGCACCGGTGCGCGGCCGGAGCGAAATCACCGCCGCGCGCGAGCGCTTCGAAGCGCTCCTGGTCCGCCAACCGCTGGCCTTCGCGGACCACGCCGCGAGGTTCTACCTGGGGCCGGGCGCGGACCCGGAGCGGGCCTGGGTGCTGGCGCAACAGAGCCTGGAGGGCCGTCAAACCGCCAGCGCCTTCACCCTGGCCATCGAGGCCGCGCGTGCGACGGGACGCGAGTGCGAGGCCTGCGTGCTCGTCGAAGCGAGCCGGGCCCGGGGCTTGCCAGTCCCCGGGGACGGATGCCCGTAG
- a CDS encoding DUF692 family multinuclear iron-containing protein: MTRPASDSWSLPWMGLGLSSNLSASDVPQPYRLLDASPGLFDFVEYSAPIALEEAKAQATLFPEMWRRRSEVPVLFHPVHLNLWGPELEPASALAQLDAHARAVGSPWVGNDVGWWHAGGQPFPGYLYVTPPFNEAGVRDSAAHALHIQAGLSVPLVIENPAVLATRGGMHALDFMAKLHARTGLPLLLDLGHLFSHQLSAGLPLRTGLDGFPLDQVVELHIAGGVVTRRGGRTFYVDDHTQPVREELFELLAEVLPRCPRLRAVTFEGDGHPPEVALASLRRLRALVTGASRPAIDVPASRAPVPALTGDSRPWALFDAGHGVTPAAEDEDPEGTRADRDFRLAVVAEQLDKEWPLTRLLLAATPEGLESFTRSREYRGLFDGLGRSLSHAFASWARKRVMASPSDGVAAALSLEMMLPHAFLQEPPAPAPGQVALAEDVRLGSFPADLTELVFAARALRRHLTGRAWACGALEVSGLEALAQVAARPGPGPWRFAIRRKAPGFEVLTLPPEVAEGLRGLADGPLPAESLPGWLLAEGQARGLLRRA; the protein is encoded by the coding sequence ATGACGCGCCCTGCATCGGATTCGTGGTCACTGCCCTGGATGGGGCTGGGGCTGAGCAGCAACCTGAGCGCCTCGGACGTGCCGCAGCCGTACCGGTTGCTCGATGCCTCGCCCGGCCTCTTCGACTTCGTGGAGTACAGCGCGCCCATCGCGCTGGAGGAGGCGAAGGCCCAGGCCACGCTCTTTCCGGAGATGTGGCGCCGGCGCTCGGAGGTGCCGGTCCTCTTCCATCCCGTGCACCTGAACCTGTGGGGGCCGGAGCTGGAGCCCGCGTCCGCGCTCGCGCAGCTGGACGCGCACGCGCGCGCGGTGGGCAGCCCGTGGGTGGGCAACGACGTGGGCTGGTGGCACGCGGGCGGTCAGCCCTTCCCGGGCTACCTCTATGTCACGCCGCCGTTCAACGAAGCGGGCGTGCGGGACAGCGCGGCGCACGCGCTCCACATCCAGGCGGGCTTGAGCGTCCCGCTGGTGATTGAGAACCCCGCGGTGCTCGCCACGCGCGGTGGGATGCACGCGCTGGACTTCATGGCGAAGCTGCACGCGCGCACGGGCCTGCCGCTGCTCCTGGACCTGGGCCACCTCTTCAGCCACCAGCTCTCCGCGGGCCTGCCCCTGCGCACGGGGCTGGATGGCTTCCCGCTGGATCAGGTCGTGGAGCTCCACATCGCGGGCGGCGTGGTGACACGCAGGGGAGGGCGGACCTTCTACGTGGATGATCACACGCAGCCCGTGCGCGAGGAGCTGTTCGAACTGCTGGCGGAGGTCCTCCCGCGCTGCCCGCGCCTGCGCGCCGTCACCTTCGAGGGCGATGGCCATCCGCCGGAGGTCGCGCTCGCGTCGCTGCGGAGGCTGCGCGCGCTTGTGACAGGAGCGTCACGGCCCGCCATCGACGTCCCCGCGTCGCGCGCGCCCGTGCCCGCGCTCACCGGGGACAGCCGCCCATGGGCGCTCTTCGACGCAGGGCACGGCGTCACGCCGGCCGCGGAGGACGAGGACCCCGAGGGCACGCGCGCGGACCGGGACTTCCGCCTGGCGGTGGTGGCGGAGCAGCTGGACAAGGAGTGGCCCCTCACGCGCCTGCTGCTCGCGGCGACGCCGGAGGGGCTGGAGTCCTTCACCCGCTCGCGCGAGTACCGAGGGCTCTTCGACGGGCTGGGCAGGTCGCTGTCCCACGCCTTCGCGTCCTGGGCCCGCAAGCGCGTGATGGCCTCGCCGTCGGACGGGGTGGCCGCCGCGCTGTCCCTGGAGATGATGCTGCCGCACGCCTTCCTCCAGGAGCCTCCGGCCCCCGCGCCGGGCCAGGTGGCGCTGGCCGAGGACGTCCGGCTGGGCTCGTTCCCCGCGGACCTGACGGAGCTCGTCTTCGCCGCACGGGCGTTGCGGCGGCACCTCACCGGCCGCGCATGGGCCTGTGGGGCGCTGGAGGTGTCCGGCCTGGAGGCCCTGGCGCAGGTGGCGGCCCGGCCGGGACCCGGCCCCTGGCGCTTCGCCATCCGCCGCAAGGCCCCGGGCTTCGAGGTCCTGACGCTCCCGCCGGAGGTGGCCGAGGGGCTTCGGGGGCTCGCGGACGGCCCGCTCCCGGCGGAGTCCCTGCCCGGATGGCTGCTCGCGGAAGGGCAGGCGCGCGGTCTCTTGCGGCGGGCATAA
- a CDS encoding SDR family NAD(P)-dependent oxidoreductase, with the protein MRLKGKTALITGGNSGIGLATARLFVAEGARVAITGRNRETLDAVVKKLGANVLAVQADATEPSALERAVAATVERFGGLDIVFANAGIAERTPVGRTSHEAFTSVLQTNVTGVFFTVQAAAAHLKPGASVILTSSVHSELGMPGYSAYAASKGALKAMASVLAAELAPQGIRVNVVSPGATNTPIWEKDAPTPESFAKLERRMSATIPLGRIGKPEEIARTVLFLASDEASYVNGQDLFVDGGVNGAALGAPLFRAPQSA; encoded by the coding sequence ATGCGGCTCAAGGGAAAGACGGCGCTGATCACGGGCGGTAACAGTGGCATCGGGCTGGCGACGGCGCGGCTGTTCGTGGCGGAGGGGGCGCGGGTGGCCATCACCGGCCGCAACCGGGAGACGCTGGACGCGGTGGTGAAGAAGCTGGGCGCGAACGTGCTGGCGGTGCAGGCGGACGCCACGGAGCCATCCGCCCTGGAGCGCGCGGTGGCGGCGACGGTGGAGCGCTTCGGCGGATTGGACATCGTGTTCGCCAACGCCGGCATCGCGGAACGGACGCCCGTGGGCAGGACGTCGCATGAGGCGTTCACGTCCGTGCTCCAGACCAACGTCACCGGGGTGTTCTTCACGGTGCAGGCCGCGGCCGCGCACCTGAAGCCCGGCGCGTCGGTCATCCTCACCAGCTCCGTGCACAGCGAGTTGGGGATGCCGGGCTACTCCGCATACGCGGCGAGCAAGGGCGCGCTGAAGGCGATGGCGAGCGTGCTCGCGGCGGAGCTCGCGCCACAGGGCATCCGCGTCAACGTCGTGTCCCCTGGCGCGACGAACACGCCCATCTGGGAGAAGGACGCGCCCACGCCGGAGTCCTTCGCGAAGCTGGAGCGCCGCATGTCCGCCACCATCCCCCTGGGGCGCATCGGCAAGCCGGAGGAGATCGCCAGGACGGTGCTGTTTCTCGCATCCGACGAAGCGTCCTACGTGAACGGGCAGGATCTGTTCGTCGATGGCGGCGTCAACGGTGCGGCGCTGGGTGCGCCCTTGTTCCGCGCGCCCCAGTCGGCCTGA
- a CDS encoding alpha/beta fold hydrolase: MSPIIVPQAEGIQLFTVPLPLEEGELLGSPQIAWQAHGKPSDGKAVVVLHDLSHSHQALRTEVNGAYEPSGWGRELIGPGKALDPEVTPVIVPNLLGSPFGSTSPLTPDPHTGAPWGATLPPLTVLDMARGVSALLRSMELTRVRALVGVGLGGLVALRLAALFPELTDGVVVLGAARALPEGLREKLGLTSQVLRMAPDNEDTPPLRERAPNRTLARLRLDYLKLLYGRDHLASAYPDSAAAQAALEAEAASFADTFDPVAWSLLCSAYAGCDLTETFPKIRARVLLLVGSTDALAPAGRVRDTYHQLTAAGVQARFVELQGPGDHGTLLSDAHRLKGPVQDFLRWLRG; this comes from the coding sequence ATGAGCCCCATCATCGTGCCCCAGGCCGAGGGAATCCAACTGTTCACCGTGCCCCTTCCGCTGGAGGAAGGGGAGCTGCTGGGAAGTCCCCAGATCGCCTGGCAGGCCCATGGGAAACCGTCAGACGGCAAAGCGGTGGTGGTGCTGCACGACCTGTCGCACTCCCATCAAGCGCTGCGCACGGAAGTGAACGGTGCGTACGAACCTTCGGGCTGGGGGCGCGAGCTGATCGGCCCGGGCAAGGCGCTGGATCCGGAGGTGACGCCGGTCATCGTGCCCAACCTGCTGGGCAGCCCGTTCGGCTCCACGTCGCCGCTGACGCCGGATCCGCACACCGGCGCGCCGTGGGGCGCGACGCTCCCGCCGCTCACCGTGCTGGACATGGCGCGAGGCGTGTCCGCGCTCCTGCGCTCCATGGAGCTCACGCGCGTGCGGGCCCTGGTGGGCGTGGGCCTGGGAGGGCTGGTGGCGCTGCGGCTCGCGGCGCTGTTCCCGGAGCTGACCGACGGCGTGGTGGTGCTGGGCGCGGCGCGGGCGCTGCCGGAGGGGCTGCGCGAGAAGCTGGGGCTCACGTCGCAGGTGCTGCGCATGGCGCCCGACAACGAGGACACCCCGCCCCTGCGCGAGCGCGCGCCGAACCGGACGCTGGCGCGGCTGCGGCTGGACTACCTCAAGCTGCTCTACGGGCGCGACCACCTGGCCAGCGCGTATCCGGACAGCGCGGCGGCGCAGGCGGCGCTGGAGGCGGAGGCCGCGTCATTCGCGGACACGTTCGATCCGGTGGCGTGGTCGCTGCTGTGCTCCGCGTACGCGGGCTGCGACCTGACGGAGACGTTCCCGAAGATCCGCGCGCGGGTGCTCCTGCTCGTGGGCTCGACGGACGCGTTGGCCCCGGCGGGCCGCGTGCGGGACACCTACCACCAGCTGACGGCGGCGGGGGTGCAGGCGCGGTTCGTGGAGCTGCAGGGGCCGGGGGATCACGGCACCCTGCTGTCGGACGCGCACCGGCTCAAGGGGCCGGTGCAGGACTTCCTGCGCTGGCTGCGTGGCTAG